Proteins co-encoded in one uncultured Bacteroides sp. genomic window:
- a CDS encoding GNAT family N-acetyltransferase, translating into MKIRVINNCDGVDFSEVVEILKKVGMRYHAPEVQEKTFRNSACTIFLFDEDTLVGFGRAISDGAIQAAVYDVAIDPSYQGKGLGRIIIEEIREELSGYNLILYASPGKEDFYRKNGFSKMLTGMAFFQDAEAKREKGFIE; encoded by the coding sequence ATGAAAATAAGAGTAATAAATAACTGTGATGGCGTTGATTTCTCAGAAGTAGTGGAGATCCTGAAGAAAGTAGGAATGAGGTACCATGCTCCTGAGGTTCAGGAAAAGACTTTCAGAAATAGCGCTTGTACGATATTTCTTTTCGACGAAGATACACTGGTTGGATTTGGACGGGCAATCAGCGATGGAGCTATTCAGGCTGCGGTTTACGATGTAGCCATTGATCCATCTTATCAAGGTAAAGGCCTGGGAAGGATAATCATTGAGGAGATTAGAGAAGAACTTTCCGGTTATAATCTGATTCTGTATGCATCTCCGGGTAAAGAAGACTTCTACAGAAAAAATGGCTTCAGTAAAATGCTTACCGGAATGGCTTTTTTTCAGGATGCAGAGGCAAAGAGAGAAAAAGGATTTATTGAATAA
- a CDS encoding N-acetyltransferase family protein: MNRLEFVELQEEDLPFVKEMYDYYTLHTTVVYSIDPVPMEDIRSFVPVKDPLYRSFMLVTPEGEKCGFCYFNKFKPREAFSVSVEITIYLKPGFEGRGYGTEALLRLEDYIREGGFTNIVALISGDNMVSRHLFEKCGYTCCGDIKNVARKFDQYLDLMFYQKLV; this comes from the coding sequence ATGAATCGCTTAGAATTTGTGGAACTTCAGGAAGAGGATCTTCCATTCGTTAAAGAAATGTATGACTACTATACGCTGCATACGACTGTGGTTTACTCTATAGATCCTGTTCCCATGGAAGATATCCGGAGTTTTGTTCCGGTAAAAGATCCTCTTTATCGCTCTTTTATGCTGGTCACCCCTGAAGGAGAAAAATGTGGCTTTTGTTATTTCAATAAGTTTAAACCTCGCGAAGCATTTAGTGTTTCGGTGGAGATTACAATTTATCTCAAACCCGGATTTGAAGGCAGGGGTTATGGAACAGAGGCTTTGCTGAGGCTTGAAGATTATATTCGCGAGGGAGGTTTTACAAATATTGTTGCGCTGATTTCGGGCGATAATATGGTTAGCCGTCATCTATTTGAGAAGTGTGGTTATACTTGTTGCGGAGATATAAAGAATGTGGCCCGCAAGTTTGATCAATACCTGGACCTGATGTTTTATCAGAAACTGGTATAG
- a CDS encoding family 20 glycosylhydrolase — protein sequence MKRNGINLFVLLIVLLCCSNNLAAQLNITPKPLSEELQKGTFTLNSKTVLYSNLQGEERKYVFDLLKESPLKLSETQKSGKKNSVNLILVEKTAEYPSFESYQLSITPKRITISATNGAGLFYGIQSLLQLVNQNEDAKTHKLPAALIKDTPRLSYRGLHLDVSRHFNTKEFIKKQLDMMAYYKLNRFHWHLTDGAGWRIEIKKYPLLTDVAAWRPYNTWKDWVNNKMDYCTKDNPKARGGYYTQEDIKEVVAYAKSHFITVIPEIEMPGHSGEVLAVYPGLSCSGKPYVNSDFCAGNDSTFTFLQDVLTEVMELFPSKYIHIGGDEAGKEGWKTCPKCQARMASENLKNVEELQSYFVRRIETFLNAHGRKLLGWDEILQGGLAPDATVMSWRGEEGGIAAARAGHQAIMTPVTNCYFDYYQDVPSTQPEAIGGFLPLQKVYSYNPVPDSLNAEQKKLILGVQANLWTEFIPTPEHAEYMIYPRLLALAEVAWSAPERKSYTDFHERALKEVDFLEKHGYHPFPLKNELGERPVSMNKEDHLALGKKVTYKENYYPNYTAGGDSALVDGIRGGWSYVDNRWQGFMNKDIDVTIDLGTSMPIHSVCANFMQIIGPSVWMPHDVEIKVSEDGTNFTSLKQIENDVPVDNDKLTFRDFGWEGDTTARYVQYVAHQNDKKGFIFTDEIVVK from the coding sequence ATGAAACGAAACGGAATTAATCTTTTTGTTTTGCTGATTGTGCTGCTATGCTGCAGCAATAATCTGGCTGCGCAACTTAATATCACGCCAAAACCTCTGAGTGAAGAGTTGCAGAAAGGAACTTTTACACTGAATAGCAAAACTGTTCTTTATTCGAACTTACAAGGTGAAGAACGAAAGTATGTATTCGATCTTCTTAAAGAATCTCCCCTTAAGCTTTCAGAAACCCAAAAGTCTGGAAAAAAGAACTCAGTGAATCTCATTTTAGTAGAAAAAACAGCTGAATATCCTTCATTTGAAAGTTATCAGCTTTCTATCACTCCTAAACGAATAACCATTTCGGCTACGAACGGAGCTGGATTATTCTATGGGATTCAGTCGCTCTTGCAATTGGTCAATCAGAATGAAGATGCTAAAACACACAAACTTCCTGCTGCACTGATCAAAGATACGCCTCGCCTTTCATACCGTGGATTGCATCTGGATGTTTCCCGGCATTTCAATACTAAAGAGTTTATTAAAAAGCAGCTCGACATGATGGCTTATTACAAACTTAACCGTTTTCATTGGCATCTGACCGACGGTGCGGGCTGGCGTATTGAAATAAAAAAATATCCTTTACTTACTGATGTTGCTGCCTGGAGACCGTACAACACGTGGAAAGACTGGGTCAATAATAAAATGGACTATTGTACCAAAGATAATCCGAAAGCGCGGGGAGGGTACTATACTCAGGAAGATATCAAAGAAGTGGTGGCTTATGCTAAATCGCATTTTATTACGGTGATTCCTGAGATTGAGATGCCGGGACATTCCGGAGAAGTGCTGGCTGTGTATCCCGGACTTTCATGTTCCGGTAAACCGTATGTGAATTCTGATTTCTGTGCTGGAAACGACAGTACCTTTACTTTCCTGCAAGATGTGCTTACTGAAGTGATGGAACTTTTCCCTTCAAAATATATTCATATAGGAGGAGATGAGGCTGGAAAGGAGGGATGGAAAACTTGCCCTAAATGCCAGGCTCGTATGGCAAGTGAGAATCTGAAGAACGTGGAAGAGTTACAAAGTTACTTTGTGCGGCGTATTGAAACGTTCCTTAATGCTCATGGACGGAAGTTGCTGGGATGGGATGAAATTCTTCAGGGAGGTTTAGCTCCAGATGCCACAGTGATGTCGTGGCGTGGGGAAGAAGGTGGAATTGCTGCTGCTAGAGCAGGACATCAGGCTATCATGACTCCCGTAACGAATTGTTATTTCGATTATTATCAGGACGTTCCATCCACACAGCCTGAAGCTATTGGCGGATTCCTTCCGTTACAGAAAGTCTATTCTTATAATCCGGTTCCCGATTCACTTAATGCAGAACAGAAGAAATTGATACTTGGGGTGCAGGCCAATTTATGGACAGAGTTTATTCCCACACCTGAACACGCGGAATATATGATTTATCCCCGACTGTTGGCTCTGGCAGAAGTTGCGTGGTCGGCTCCGGAACGAAAGTCGTATACTGATTTCCACGAACGCGCTCTTAAAGAAGTCGATTTTCTGGAAAAACATGGTTATCATCCTTTTCCATTAAAAAATGAACTGGGTGAGAGACCTGTTAGCATGAATAAAGAAGATCATCTGGCTTTAGGCAAGAAGGTTACCTACAAGGAAAATTATTATCCTAACTATACTGCAGGAGGAGATTCAGCTTTGGTTGACGGGATAAGAGGCGGATGGTCGTATGTTGACAATCGCTGGCAAGGTTTTATGAATAAAGATATTGATGTAACAATTGATCTGGGCACTTCAATGCCAATTCATTCTGTTTGTGCAAACTTTATGCAGATCATTGGTCCTAGTGTATGGATGCCTCACGATGTGGAAATCAAAGTTTCCGAAGACGGCACCAACTTTACCTCTCTCAAACAGATTGAAAATGATGTTCCTGTGGATAACGATAAACTTACTTTCCGTGATTTCGGTTGGGAAGGTGATACTACAGCACGGTATGTGCAATATGTTGCTCATCAGAATGATAAAAAAGGTTTTATATTTACCGATGAGATTGTAGTTAAATAA
- a CDS encoding response regulator transcription factor has protein sequence MREYIIADNQDITKAGILFLLGGLKDVGNITEADNRTELIKELRTSPEAVVILDYTLLDFSGADELLILNERFPKANWILFSDELSEEFVKRVLYSSQQFSFVMKDNSKEEITSALQCAMHKERFICNHISNLLIGKQNSVPVENVLTNTEKIILKEIALGKTTKEIAAERNLSFHTINSHRKNIFRKLEVNNVHEATKYAMRAGIVDLAEYYI, from the coding sequence ATGAGAGAATACATTATTGCAGACAATCAGGATATTACCAAAGCAGGGATACTATTTCTGCTCGGTGGTTTGAAGGATGTAGGCAATATTACTGAGGCTGATAACCGTACGGAACTGATTAAGGAGCTGCGTACATCTCCCGAAGCTGTGGTTATTCTGGACTATACCCTTCTTGACTTTTCCGGGGCTGACGAACTACTAATTCTGAATGAGCGCTTCCCGAAAGCAAACTGGATACTCTTTTCGGATGAACTTAGTGAAGAGTTTGTAAAGCGGGTTTTATACAGCAGTCAGCAGTTCAGTTTTGTAATGAAAGATAATTCAAAAGAAGAGATCACCTCTGCTTTACAGTGCGCTATGCATAAAGAACGGTTTATCTGCAATCATATAAGTAATTTGCTGATTGGTAAACAGAATTCTGTTCCTGTAGAAAATGTATTGACTAATACAGAAAAGATTATCTTAAAAGAAATTGCATTAGGTAAAACTACAAAAGAAATTGCAGCCGAACGTAATCTGAGCTTCCACACAATCAACTCGCACCGGAAAAACATCTTCCGGAAACTGGAAGTCAACAACGTTCACGAAGCAACCAAATACGCCATGAGAGCAGGGATTGTTGATCTGGCGGAATATTATATATAA
- the mnmA gene encoding tRNA 2-thiouridine(34) synthase MnmA: MEIATLLSGGVDSSVVVHLLKEQGYDPSLFYIKIGMDGDDDLTCTAEEDIEMATFIAKKYGCRFEIIDLQKEYWDNVVAYTIDKVRHGFTPNPDVMCNKLIKFGCFEERCGKDFDKTATGHYASTTEKDGKVYLSTAIDPVKDQTDFLAQIDYLQVSKLMFPLGNMMKSEVRDAAQRAALPSAKRKDSQGICFLGKINYNDFIRRYLGEKKGKIVELETGKVIGTHNGYWFHTIGQRKGLGLGGGPWFVIKKNLEENIIYVSRGYDVETQYGNEFSMHDFHFITDNPWESVKESIDVTFKIRHTPEFIPGKLTHDGNIYRIESSKKLQGIAPGQFGVVYDKDSQICVGSGEILCEDR, from the coding sequence ATGGAAATAGCAACATTACTCTCAGGAGGTGTAGACAGCTCGGTTGTTGTACATCTTCTAAAGGAACAAGGATATGATCCGAGTTTGTTTTATATCAAGATCGGAATGGATGGAGACGATGATTTGACCTGCACGGCAGAAGAAGATATTGAAATGGCCACTTTCATTGCAAAAAAATACGGTTGTCGGTTCGAAATTATTGATTTACAAAAAGAATACTGGGACAATGTGGTGGCTTATACCATTGACAAGGTGCGCCACGGATTCACTCCTAACCCGGACGTGATGTGCAATAAACTAATCAAGTTTGGTTGTTTTGAAGAGAGATGTGGCAAGGATTTCGATAAGACAGCCACAGGACATTATGCCTCTACCACTGAAAAAGACGGGAAAGTTTATCTCTCTACCGCTATAGATCCGGTGAAAGACCAGACCGACTTCCTTGCACAGATTGATTACCTGCAGGTATCTAAGCTGATGTTCCCTCTTGGCAACATGATGAAGAGTGAAGTAAGAGATGCAGCACAGCGTGCCGCACTTCCTTCTGCCAAAAGAAAAGACAGTCAGGGAATTTGCTTTCTGGGCAAGATTAACTACAATGATTTTATCCGCCGCTACTTAGGTGAAAAGAAAGGGAAAATTGTGGAACTGGAAACCGGAAAGGTGATAGGTACTCACAATGGATACTGGTTTCATACTATCGGTCAGCGAAAAGGATTAGGCTTGGGAGGTGGACCTTGGTTCGTAATTAAAAAGAATCTGGAAGAGAATATTATATATGTTTCCCGTGGATACGATGTGGAAACACAATACGGTAACGAATTCAGCATGCACGATTTCCATTTCATTACAGACAATCCATGGGAATCTGTAAAAGAATCAATTGATGTAACCTTTAAGATCCGCCACACTCCGGAATTCATTCCCGGTAAGCTGACTCACGACGGAAACATTTACAGAATAGAATCTTCAAAAAAACTGCAAGGCATTGCTCCCGGGCAGTTTGGTGTGGTGTATGATAAAGATTCACAGATTTGTGTGGGAAGTGGAGAAATTCTTTGCGAAGATAGATAA
- a CDS encoding GNAT family N-acetyltransferase — protein MGELRIELYQPSYQKDFVRLNSEWITTFFHLESSDRAVFNDPKGYILNKGGQIFFAVNENGKAVGCCALIAHSKQEKYELAKMAVNPNYQGKGVGSLLGEAALAYARSNGYKKLFLEGNTKMEASISLYRKLGFKAVSKYGASYKRCNIMMELDL, from the coding sequence ATGGGTGAGCTGAGAATAGAATTATATCAGCCATCCTATCAGAAAGATTTTGTCCGGCTTAATTCAGAATGGATTACGACTTTCTTTCATTTGGAAAGCTCAGACCGAGCCGTATTTAACGACCCCAAAGGATACATTTTGAATAAAGGCGGACAAATATTCTTTGCAGTCAATGAAAATGGAAAAGCAGTAGGGTGTTGTGCACTTATTGCTCATTCTAAACAAGAAAAATATGAACTGGCAAAGATGGCTGTAAATCCCAATTATCAAGGAAAGGGAGTTGGAAGTTTGCTTGGAGAAGCTGCATTGGCTTATGCCAGGAGTAACGGTTATAAAAAACTCTTTCTGGAAGGAAATACTAAAATGGAAGCTTCTATCAGTCTTTACCGCAAACTAGGATTTAAAGCGGTTTCTAAGTATGGAGCTTCTTATAAACGTTGTAATATTATGATGGAACTTGATCTATAA
- a CDS encoding O-acetylhomoserine aminocarboxypropyltransferase/cysteine synthase, protein MATNNLKFETLQVHAGQEVDKTTHSRAVPIYLTSSYVFEDAQDGADLFGLRKFGNIYTRLMNPTTDVFEKRVAALEGGLSALATSSGQSAQFIALNNIVEAGDNFVSTSHLYGGTYNQFKNQFKRLGVTVHFTPNDAPEEFEKLIDDKTKALYLETIGNPDLNIPDFEAIAAVADKHGIPLIVDNTFGAGGAIFRPLEHGASVVVESATKWIGGHGTALGGVIVDSGKFNWGNGKFPVFTEPSDSYHGLVFWDTFGTNGPFGNIAFTLRARTEGLRDWGNTISPFNSFLLLQGLESLSLRVERHVSNALALAQWLESRPEVEYVNYPGLESSPHHKLAVKYLKRGFGGVLSFKLKGGSEHADSLINNLQLISHLANVGDAKTLIIHPATTTHDQLSDADKVASGAVPGLLRLSAGIENIDDIKADLEQALNKL, encoded by the coding sequence ATGGCAACAAATAATTTGAAATTTGAAACATTACAAGTACATGCAGGACAGGAAGTAGACAAAACAACACATTCACGCGCAGTACCTATTTATTTAACAAGTTCTTATGTTTTTGAAGATGCACAGGATGGTGCCGATCTCTTTGGATTACGTAAGTTTGGCAATATATATACACGATTAATGAATCCTACTACCGATGTGTTCGAAAAACGTGTGGCAGCCCTTGAGGGCGGACTTTCTGCCCTGGCTACCTCTTCCGGACAATCGGCTCAGTTCATTGCTTTGAATAACATTGTTGAGGCTGGTGACAATTTTGTTTCTACTTCTCACCTCTATGGCGGAACCTATAATCAATTTAAGAATCAGTTCAAGAGATTGGGAGTTACGGTTCACTTCACACCAAACGATGCTCCCGAGGAATTTGAGAAACTGATTGATGACAAAACAAAAGCTCTTTATCTGGAAACAATTGGTAATCCGGATTTGAATATTCCTGATTTTGAAGCCATTGCTGCAGTAGCCGATAAACATGGTATTCCATTGATCGTGGATAATACCTTTGGTGCTGGTGGTGCTATCTTCCGTCCGTTGGAACACGGCGCAAGTGTAGTAGTGGAAAGTGCAACCAAGTGGATTGGTGGTCATGGTACAGCTCTAGGTGGCGTGATTGTTGATAGTGGCAAGTTTAACTGGGGTAATGGTAAGTTCCCTGTATTTACTGAACCTAGCGACAGTTATCACGGATTGGTATTCTGGGATACCTTTGGTACTAATGGCCCATTTGGAAATATTGCCTTTACGCTTCGTGCACGTACCGAAGGATTGCGTGACTGGGGTAATACAATCTCTCCATTCAACTCATTTTTGTTGTTGCAAGGTTTAGAGTCTCTTTCTCTGCGTGTGGAACGTCATGTGTCTAATGCACTTGCTTTGGCTCAATGGCTGGAATCCCGCCCTGAAGTGGAATATGTGAATTATCCTGGATTGGAAAGCAGCCCTCACCATAAGCTTGCTGTGAAATATCTTAAAAGAGGTTTTGGCGGTGTCCTTTCTTTCAAATTAAAAGGAGGAAGCGAGCATGCCGACAGTTTGATTAATAATCTGCAACTAATCAGCCATTTGGCTAATGTTGGTGATGCCAAAACTCTGATTATTCACCCGGCAACTACTACACATGATCAGCTTTCTGATGCAGATAAAGTTGCTTCCGGAGCAGTACCAGGACTACTTCGTCTTTCTGCCGGTATTGAAAATATTGATGATATTAAGGCTGACCTGGAACAAGCTCTAAATAAACTTTAA
- the cysK gene encoding cysteine synthase A: protein MAKIAKQLTDLIGNTPLLELSHFNAVKNLQATVIAKLEYFNPAGSVKDRAAFAMIQSAEEKGLLKPNSVIVEPTSGNMGVGLAFVSAVKKYKLILTMPDTMSVERRNLLKALGATIVLTPGAEGMKGAIAKATEIKNETPDAVILQQFENPANPEIHSKTTGEEIWRDTDGEVDIFVAGVGTGGTVSGVGVTLKKHNPNVKIVAVEPLDSPVLSGGKSGPHKIQGIGAGFVPGNFKIEVVDEILQVSNDDAIRTGRELASQEGLLVGISSGAAVFAAVELAKRPENAGKKIVALLPDTGERYLSTLLYAFEEYPL from the coding sequence ATGGCAAAGATCGCAAAACAATTGACAGACTTGATAGGGAACACTCCTTTACTGGAACTTTCTCATTTTAATGCAGTTAAGAATCTGCAGGCAACAGTGATTGCTAAACTTGAGTACTTTAATCCTGCCGGTAGTGTGAAAGACCGTGCGGCGTTTGCAATGATTCAGAGTGCTGAAGAAAAAGGACTGCTGAAGCCGAATAGTGTGATTGTAGAACCAACCAGTGGAAACATGGGAGTGGGACTGGCATTTGTTTCGGCCGTTAAAAAATATAAACTGATATTAACCATGCCCGACACCATGAGTGTGGAAAGAAGAAATCTGCTTAAAGCTCTTGGCGCAACAATTGTTCTTACTCCAGGTGCGGAAGGAATGAAAGGTGCTATTGCAAAGGCTACTGAAATAAAGAACGAAACTCCAGATGCAGTAATTCTGCAACAGTTTGAGAATCCTGCTAACCCGGAAATTCATAGTAAAACTACCGGAGAAGAGATTTGGAGAGATACCGATGGAGAAGTGGATATCTTTGTGGCTGGTGTAGGAACCGGCGGAACTGTTTCCGGAGTAGGAGTGACTTTAAAGAAGCATAATCCGAATGTGAAGATTGTAGCTGTTGAACCTTTGGATTCACCAGTATTGTCGGGAGGAAAATCTGGTCCGCATAAGATTCAGGGAATTGGGGCTGGATTCGTACCTGGAAACTTTAAGATTGAAGTGGTGGATGAAATTCTTCAGGTTAGCAATGACGATGCAATCCGCACCGGTCGCGAACTGGCTTCACAAGAAGGTTTGCTTGTAGGAATATCTTCAGGTGCAGCAGTCTTTGCAGCAGTTGAACTTGCTAAACGACCTGAAAACGCAGGAAAGAAAATTGTAGCATTGCTACCCGATACCGGCGAGCGTTATCTTTCAACTCTTCTTTATGCATTTGAAGAATATCCATTATAA
- a CDS encoding alpha/beta hydrolase family protein, producing MKNRIFSLSFLLLFALVLSVNAARVDTLLVKSPSMNKDVQVVVIAPDGAKSAKNLAYPVVYLLHGYSGNAKSWIGIKPNLPEIADQNKIMIVCPDGKNSWYWDSPKDPSSRYETFVSDELVKYVDTHYKTIADKKGRAITGLSMGGHGALWLAFRHKDVFGAAGSTSGGVDIRPFPTNWEMSKQLGEFAYNKKSWDEHTVINQIDKIENGDIAIIIDCGERDFFLNVNKDLHERLLGRKINHDFITRPGVHNADYWNNSIDYQLLFFKKFFDKK from the coding sequence ATGAAAAACCGTATTTTTTCCTTATCCTTTCTACTGCTGTTTGCTTTAGTTTTAAGCGTAAATGCAGCAAGAGTAGACACATTGCTTGTGAAAAGTCCTTCCATGAACAAAGATGTTCAGGTAGTAGTCATTGCACCAGATGGTGCTAAGTCAGCAAAAAACCTGGCTTACCCAGTGGTTTATCTTTTGCATGGCTATAGCGGCAACGCTAAAAGTTGGATAGGTATTAAGCCAAACCTTCCTGAAATTGCCGATCAAAACAAAATCATGATTGTTTGCCCCGATGGGAAAAATAGCTGGTACTGGGATAGCCCCAAGGACCCTTCCTCTCGTTACGAAACGTTTGTGTCTGATGAGTTGGTAAAGTATGTGGATACTCATTATAAAACAATTGCAGATAAGAAAGGGCGTGCCATTACCGGTCTCAGTATGGGTGGTCACGGAGCATTGTGGCTTGCTTTCCGTCACAAAGATGTGTTTGGCGCGGCAGGAAGTACCAGCGGTGGAGTAGATATTCGTCCTTTCCCTACTAACTGGGAAATGAGTAAACAACTCGGTGAATTTGCTTACAACAAGAAATCATGGGATGAGCATACAGTGATTAATCAGATAGATAAGATTGAAAACGGAGATATCGCAATCATTATTGATTGCGGGGAACGTGATTTCTTTCTGAACGTGAACAAAGATCTTCACGAACGTTTGCTAGGGCGGAAGATTAATCATGATTTTATTACCCGTCCGGGAGTTCACAATGCTGATTATTGGAATAACTCCATTGATTACCAGCTTTTGTTCTTTAAGAAGTTCTTTGATAAGAAATAA
- a CDS encoding TonB-dependent receptor: MKRIIYIFLFICIALTAAAQQKLSIKGKVIDKGKREPVSFASVGIYGTGQGSVTDSLGNFTIKNVTPGIYRLQVSAVGYNIVLTPEYILSTKDLFITVELEESVTQIGEVSVTASMFRRNPESPVGLRLIGLQEIEKSPGANRDISRIVQNYAGVGYSPVGYRNDLIVRGGGPSENRFFMDGVEIPNINHFSTQGASGGPVGIINADLIREVSFYTGAFPASKGNALSSVLDFRLRDGNMEKNSMKATLGAAEFSLTSNGHLSKKTTYLASVRQSYLQFLFKALGLPFLPTYTDAQFKTKTRLSQHNEITFLGLTGIDNMKLNTSLTGEKAEYILSYLPTVKQETFTLGSVYKHYAGAHIQTVVLSHSYLNNHLTKYLRNDESTPDNLTLKYGSLEQETKLRVENISTFGTVKVSFGANLDHTQYSNNTFQKAYTDQSKTYKYHTFLDMLRWGFFGTMNYESPDERMTVSLGVRGDACNYTSQMNKLNNQLSPRLSLSYQIIGDVYFSGNVGRYYQLPAYTALGYKDNNGIYLNKNLGYITVDQYSAGLTYKHSENLQITAEGFYKKYDNIPFSINDNIPLADKGADYGVVGNEELTPTAQGRSYGIELMAKWIIVKKLNLSSALTLFKSEYRKNEISPYIASSWDNKYIFNLGGTYNFPKNWSFGAKISSIGGAPYTPYDVEKSSLVTAWDVQGRAYYDYSKYNTERLSSYTRIDLRVDKTFYIKKYMLGFYIDLQNITGSQIKQADALMSTGVIENPSAPTNQQRYKMKYISQNSGTMIPTLGITFEF, translated from the coding sequence ATGAAACGAATCATCTATATATTCCTATTTATATGTATTGCCCTAACAGCGGCTGCCCAACAGAAACTTTCAATAAAAGGTAAAGTGATTGATAAAGGAAAGCGCGAACCGGTTTCCTTTGCCAGTGTGGGTATTTACGGTACAGGCCAGGGTTCTGTAACCGATTCTTTAGGAAACTTTACCATTAAAAATGTAACGCCGGGAATTTACCGTTTGCAGGTTTCGGCTGTGGGATACAACATTGTGCTCACTCCTGAATACATTCTTTCCACAAAAGATCTCTTTATAACGGTAGAACTTGAAGAAAGCGTTACTCAAATAGGCGAAGTAAGCGTTACAGCTTCCATGTTCAGAAGAAATCCTGAGAGTCCGGTAGGTCTTCGTCTTATCGGATTACAGGAAATAGAGAAGAGTCCGGGAGCAAACCGCGATATTTCACGCATTGTGCAAAACTATGCAGGTGTGGGATACTCACCGGTGGGATACCGGAACGACCTGATTGTTCGTGGAGGCGGACCTTCAGAAAATCGTTTCTTTATGGACGGAGTGGAGATTCCCAATATCAATCACTTCAGTACGCAGGGAGCATCCGGTGGTCCGGTTGGAATCATTAATGCCGACCTCATCCGTGAAGTCAGTTTCTATACAGGAGCTTTCCCAGCAAGCAAAGGAAATGCACTAAGCTCCGTGCTCGATTTCAGACTTCGTGACGGAAACATGGAGAAGAACTCCATGAAAGCCACTCTTGGAGCAGCAGAGTTTTCTCTTACTTCTAACGGACACCTGAGCAAGAAGACAACTTATCTGGCTTCTGTCCGTCAGTCATATCTGCAATTCCTTTTTAAAGCTTTGGGATTACCCTTCCTGCCCACATATACCGATGCACAGTTTAAAACAAAAACGCGCCTTTCTCAGCACAACGAGATTACATTCCTTGGACTTACAGGTATTGACAATATGAAACTCAATACAAGTCTTACAGGCGAAAAGGCAGAATACATACTCAGCTACCTACCAACAGTTAAACAGGAAACATTCACCCTTGGCTCGGTCTACAAACATTATGCAGGCGCACATATCCAAACAGTAGTTCTGAGTCATAGCTACCTGAACAATCACCTCACTAAGTATCTCAGAAATGATGAAAGCACCCCTGATAATCTGACCTTGAAATATGGTTCGCTGGAGCAGGAAACTAAACTGCGTGTAGAAAACATCTCTACCTTCGGAACTGTAAAAGTGAGTTTCGGAGCAAATCTGGATCACACACAATATAGCAATAACACATTTCAAAAGGCATATACAGATCAATCGAAGACATATAAGTACCACACCTTTCTGGATATGCTGCGTTGGGGATTCTTCGGAACCATGAATTATGAATCGCCGGATGAACGGATGACCGTCTCACTTGGAGTAAGGGGCGATGCCTGCAATTATACCTCACAGATGAATAAGCTCAATAATCAGCTTTCGCCAAGGTTATCCCTCTCCTACCAGATTATAGGCGATGTTTATTTCAGTGGCAATGTAGGTCGGTATTATCAGTTGCCGGCTTATACCGCTCTCGGCTATAAAGACAATAATGGAATTTATCTCAATAAAAATCTTGGCTATATAACCGTGGACCAATACAGTGCCGGACTAACATACAAGCATAGCGAAAACCTTCAGATTACCGCCGAAGGATTCTACAAAAAGTACGATAATATTCCTTTTTCCATAAATGACAATATCCCCTTGGCAGATAAAGGAGCCGATTATGGTGTGGTGGGAAATGAAGAACTCACCCCCACTGCTCAGGGACGTTCGTATGGTATTGAGCTGATGGCTAAATGGATTATCGTGAAAAAGCTGAATCTATCCTCCGCCCTCACCCTCTTTAAAAGTGAATACCGAAAAAATGAGATAAGCCCATACATCGCCTCTTCGTGGGATAACAAATACATCTTCAACCTGGGCGGCACATATAATTTCCCAAAGAACTGGAGCTTCGGAGCAAAAATAAGCAGTATAGGTGGTGCGCCTTACACTCCTTATGATGTAGAAAAATCATCACTGGTTACGGCATGGGATGTGCAAGGCAGGGCATATTATGACTATTCCAAATACAATACCGAACGCTTATCTTCCTATACCCGCATTGACCTGAGAGTTGATAAAACTTTCTATATTAAGAAATACATGCTTGGTTTCTACATTGATTTGCAGAACATAACAGGAAGTCAGATTAAGCAAGCCGATGCCTTAATGAGTACCGGAGTAATTGAAAATCCTTCAGCTCCTACAAATCAGCAACGATATAAAATGAAATATATAAGTCAGAATAGTGGTACTATGATTCCTACTTTGGGCATAACCTTCGAGTTTTAG